In Phormidium ambiguum IAM M-71, one genomic interval encodes:
- a CDS encoding EAL domain-containing protein, with amino-acid sequence MLQNCSRCETIPNKIEGKGTLYLWFPVGHTTAKVISVLDKINQNYQMLEDNEGCKVSYDTNNEELVNLLATKLTNKELKETQALWILGTEEPQFRDFSRVTSLHNFISLNKAEWLLDLLASERLTCHFQPIVYAEDTSKIFAQEALLRGFDEQGNLISPGRIFSHANDAGLVFKLDALARQIAIREANQHGIESLIFINFSPTAVYDPTTCLRMTVRAINEVGIPHDRVVFEVMESEQPPDIKHLIKILRFYQDAGFQIALDDFGTGYSNLNLITELSPNFIKLDRHLISNIDRDPHKALITQKLLEIAQHLQIQTIAEGVETVEELNWAQEHKANFIQGFLIAKPQSPPVTTTPNIKPKSS; translated from the coding sequence ATGTTACAAAATTGTAGTCGTTGTGAAACAATACCGAACAAAATTGAGGGTAAAGGAACGTTGTATTTATGGTTTCCTGTAGGACACACTACAGCCAAGGTAATTTCTGTTTTAGATAAAATAAACCAAAATTACCAGATGCTCGAAGATAATGAAGGTTGCAAAGTATCTTATGATACAAACAATGAAGAATTAGTTAATTTACTAGCAACTAAATTAACTAATAAAGAATTAAAAGAAACACAAGCTTTATGGATTTTAGGGACAGAAGAACCGCAATTTCGTGATTTTTCTCGTGTTACTTCTCTACATAACTTTATTAGTCTGAATAAGGCTGAGTGGTTATTAGATCTATTAGCATCGGAGCGTCTAACTTGTCATTTTCAGCCAATTGTATATGCTGAAGATACATCGAAAATTTTTGCCCAAGAAGCGTTACTGCGCGGATTTGACGAACAAGGAAATTTAATTAGTCCGGGGCGAATTTTTTCTCATGCTAATGATGCAGGGTTGGTGTTTAAATTAGATGCTTTGGCGCGACAAATTGCGATTCGTGAGGCTAATCAACATGGTATTGAATCGTTGATTTTTATCAATTTTTCGCCTACCGCCGTTTACGATCCGACTACTTGCTTACGCATGACTGTGCGGGCAATTAATGAGGTGGGTATTCCTCACGATCGGGTGGTTTTTGAAGTAATGGAATCAGAACAACCACCAGATATTAAACATTTAATTAAAATCTTGAGATTTTACCAGGATGCAGGTTTTCAGATTGCGTTAGATGATTTTGGAACAGGGTATTCCAACTTAAACTTAATTACTGAATTGTCTCCGAATTTTATTAAGTTGGACAGACATTTAATTTCTAATATAGATCGAGATCCCCATAAGGCATTGATTACCCAAAAATTGTTAGAAATTGCTCAACATTTGCAAATTCAAACTATTGCTGAAGGTGTAGAAACTGTAGAAGAATTAAATTGGGCACAGGAACACAAAGCTAATTTCATCCAAGGTTTTTTAATTGCTAAACCTCAAAGCCCACCAGTAACAACTACGCCTAATATAAAACCTAAAAGTAGCTAA
- a CDS encoding OmpA family protein: MTKLIRQLNLLFALIAVVGFSYFDFRRNNIYPKVTTLEIVPVSVSQLEVVSANSTSLETANQTTSTTQLQTENQNVSSSKLEVESSSSNLEVQNSPTLTTVETEKQPVPSTKVEVESSTNTNVKVETYPTPATKIEVETQPVTPSEVEVETPQPTKITAATVEKTITELKAEKTKLGIKINLPEHILFDFDKYYVRATAKPTLTKINQLLSYYGKSDIVINGHTDSKGNDAYNEKLSQLRAAAVKYYFINVFKVPATRLQTKGLGKTQPIAPNNKSDGSDNPDGRQKNRRVEVIIKT, encoded by the coding sequence ATGACTAAGCTAATTAGACAGCTAAACTTGCTGTTTGCCTTAATTGCTGTGGTGGGTTTTTCCTATTTTGACTTTCGCCGGAATAACATTTATCCCAAAGTTACCACATTAGAAATAGTTCCAGTTTCCGTTTCCCAATTAGAAGTTGTATCTGCCAATTCCACAAGTTTAGAAACAGCAAATCAAACTACTTCTACTACTCAGTTACAAACCGAAAATCAAAATGTTTCTTCGAGTAAATTAGAAGTTGAATCTTCTAGTTCTAATTTAGAAGTACAAAATTCCCCAACTCTGACTACAGTAGAAACAGAAAAACAACCCGTTCCTTCAACTAAAGTAGAAGTTGAATCCTCAACTAACACAAATGTAAAAGTAGAAACCTACCCGACTCCCGCTACTAAAATAGAAGTCGAAACTCAACCCGTTACACCTAGCGAAGTAGAAGTTGAAACCCCGCAACCGACAAAAATTACAGCGGCTACAGTAGAAAAGACTATAACTGAATTAAAAGCCGAAAAAACCAAATTAGGCATCAAAATCAACCTGCCAGAACATATCTTATTTGACTTTGACAAATACTACGTTCGCGCCACCGCAAAACCTACCCTAACCAAAATCAATCAACTTTTAAGTTACTACGGTAAATCAGACATTGTAATTAACGGACACACTGATAGTAAAGGTAATGACGCTTATAACGAAAAACTCTCTCAACTCAGAGCCGCAGCAGTAAAGTATTACTTTATTAATGTGTTTAAAGTGCCAGCAACGCGACTACAAACCAAAGGATTAGGCAAAACTCAACCTATTGCACCAAATAATAAATCTGATGGTTCAGACAATCCAGATGGGAGACAAAAAAACCGACGAGTAGAAGTAATCATTAAAACTTAA
- the metK gene encoding methionine adenosyltransferase yields the protein MTRRYLFTSESVTEGHPDKICDQISDSILDTLLTEDPHSRVAAEVVVNTGLVLITGEITTKAHVNYVDIVRQKIAEIGYTDSENGFAAHSCTVLVALDEQSPDIAQGVNAAHETREQDDSHAFDAIGAGDQGIMFGFACNETPELMPLPISLAHRIARRLAAVRKTGQLTYLRPDGKTQVTVAYEDGKPVGIDTILVSTQHTATIGDITDESAVQAKIKEDLWDAVVIPVFSDIAIKPDAQTRFLVNPTGKFVIGGPQGDSGLTGRKIIVDTYGGYSRHGGGAFSGKDPTKVDRSAAYACRYVAKNIVAAGLAEKCEVQLSYAIGVARPVSMMIDTFGTGKVDDDTLLNLVKDNFELRPAGIIAAFNLRNLPAERNGRFYQNVAAYGHLGRTDLDLPWEKTDKASLLKDALKQELSVPVS from the coding sequence TTGACTCGTCGCTACCTGTTCACCTCCGAATCTGTCACCGAAGGTCATCCTGATAAAATTTGCGATCAAATTTCTGATTCTATTTTAGATACGCTACTCACCGAAGACCCCCATAGCCGTGTAGCCGCAGAAGTTGTAGTTAACACAGGCTTAGTGCTAATTACCGGAGAAATTACGACAAAAGCCCACGTTAATTACGTCGATATTGTTCGCCAAAAAATCGCCGAAATTGGTTACACTGATTCCGAGAACGGCTTTGCGGCACACAGTTGCACCGTGTTAGTGGCTTTAGATGAGCAATCCCCCGACATTGCCCAAGGGGTAAACGCCGCCCACGAAACTCGTGAACAAGATGACTCTCATGCTTTCGATGCCATTGGTGCCGGAGATCAAGGTATCATGTTTGGCTTCGCTTGCAACGAAACCCCTGAGTTAATGCCCTTGCCAATCAGTTTAGCCCACCGAATTGCTCGCCGATTAGCCGCAGTTCGCAAAACTGGACAGTTAACTTATTTGCGTCCAGATGGCAAAACTCAAGTAACTGTGGCTTATGAAGATGGAAAACCTGTGGGTATTGACACCATCCTGGTTTCCACTCAGCATACTGCTACCATTGGCGATATTACTGACGAAAGCGCAGTACAAGCCAAAATTAAAGAAGACCTTTGGGATGCTGTTGTCATTCCAGTTTTTTCTGATATTGCTATTAAGCCAGATGCACAAACTCGCTTTTTAGTCAATCCTACAGGTAAATTTGTAATTGGTGGCCCCCAAGGTGATTCCGGCTTAACTGGTCGGAAAATTATTGTGGACACCTACGGCGGTTACTCTCGTCATGGTGGCGGTGCTTTTTCCGGTAAAGACCCCACAAAGGTAGACCGTAGCGCCGCTTATGCTTGCCGTTATGTGGCGAAAAATATTGTTGCTGCTGGTTTGGCAGAAAAGTGCGAGGTACAACTTAGTTATGCGATCGGTGTAGCTCGTCCTGTAAGTATGATGATCGATACTTTCGGAACTGGCAAGGTAGATGATGATACTTTACTAAATTTAGTTAAAGACAATTTTGAACTACGTCCAGCCGGAATTATTGCCGCTTTTAATTTACGCAATTTACCTGCCGAAAGAAACGGTCGTTTCTATCAAAATGTTGCCGCTTACGGACATTTAGGACGCACAGATTTAGACCTACCTTGGGAAAAAACTGACAAAGCTTCTTTGTTAAAAGATGCTCTTAAGCAAGAACTTTCTGTTCCTGTAAGTTAA
- a CDS encoding FHA domain-containing protein yields the protein MNEITFEWQEAGHIRKVVIRDQQLSKNPGTVRLGRDPVKSDIVLTHPTVSGLHVEIFFNPSCYCFQVRNLRQSNPPVVDGKILIQGEMTLVQGSTICLGQTEIKVVAVSLAGSSVPPTILMPPQPGSPGNQIYGLKCPKCDRISPFERLDLGCPWCGTSLAAASSVLMSPNTH from the coding sequence ATGAACGAAATTACTTTTGAATGGCAAGAAGCAGGTCACATTAGAAAAGTGGTTATTCGTGACCAACAACTTAGTAAAAATCCCGGTACAGTTAGGTTGGGTCGTGACCCTGTTAAATCTGATATCGTATTAACTCATCCTACAGTTTCGGGTTTGCACGTAGAGATATTTTTTAACCCAAGTTGTTATTGTTTTCAGGTGCGAAACTTGCGTCAAAGTAATCCGCCTGTGGTGGATGGAAAAATTTTAATTCAAGGTGAAATGACTTTAGTTCAGGGTAGTACTATTTGTTTGGGACAAACTGAAATTAAGGTTGTTGCTGTAAGTTTGGCAGGTAGTAGTGTGCCTCCGACTATTTTAATGCCGCCGCAACCTGGAAGTCCGGGAAATCAAATTTATGGTTTAAAATGTCCGAAGTGCGATCGCATTTCTCCTTTTGAACGGTTAGACTTAGGTTGTCCTTGGTGCGGGACTTCCTTAGCAGCAGCTTCTAGCGTATTAATGTCTCCGAATACTCACTAA
- a CDS encoding FHA domain-containing protein, which produces MNSQPLQIRLIWQDPVTGERREPLLNLPVALGREFAQMPAEIRGLRVSRIVLNTPGISRFHALIDIESNGLVVIDQNTVNGTLVNGQRQVRSLLANGDLIQIADYQITVSFATPAPLVSTIPQTINFNPETDLPESVIVAPPTPVGQNFPLNFQSQQVNVQDLYATGNAIDEVDYTAIGAGLGSFVWVDLLRICGVETNQIVALGLEEKPYARYQRLCQNSQIPAYERLRSNSDSCPDNIWGWPSYALREAWHDLIKGKVTDSLGYLWQVFAEPTFTQTYTPRSGNVFAAIDREAQRIGWDKIFRNGSVRAIRKTTDGRYAISYSRRRSSISAPDYAFLITKFVHLATGYPAIQFLPDLQEYRQQTGDFKSVVNAYEDHHHVYEHLESQGGTVLIRGRGIVASRIIQRIYEARQHNKYISILHLMRSPKPEGNKFASAQRQVENHYEFQPFNWPKACWGGDLREMLEKADPHQRKELLKQWGGTTTADRKDWKRIVNQGIKEGWYQITFGEVEKVERDAHNRTVTYIQEHGLKGQIRLEADYIIDATGLDAHVIASPLLNDLVKQYNLPLLDNGRFALSNDFEIVEMRNQRGRIYASGAITLGNSYAAVDSFLGLQYAALCAVDSLAAVKAPKLHKLNPITSFIQWLKWVANQSP; this is translated from the coding sequence ATGAATTCTCAACCTCTACAAATTCGGCTGATTTGGCAAGACCCTGTAACTGGAGAACGACGAGAACCTTTGTTAAATCTTCCCGTTGCTTTGGGGCGAGAGTTTGCCCAAATGCCTGCTGAAATTAGAGGTTTGCGTGTTTCTCGAATTGTATTAAATACTCCGGGTATTTCTCGGTTTCATGCTTTAATTGATATTGAATCGAATGGGTTAGTCGTAATTGACCAAAATACTGTTAATGGTACGTTAGTTAATGGTCAGCGACAAGTGCGATCGCTATTAGCTAATGGGGATCTTATCCAAATAGCTGATTATCAAATTACCGTTTCTTTTGCAACTCCGGCACCTTTAGTTTCTACAATTCCCCAAACAATTAACTTTAATCCTGAAACAGATTTACCTGAGTCAGTAATTGTGGCTCCACCTACTCCTGTAGGACAAAATTTTCCACTTAACTTTCAATCACAACAAGTAAATGTTCAAGATTTATATGCAACTGGTAACGCAATTGACGAAGTTGATTATACAGCAATTGGTGCAGGTTTAGGAAGTTTTGTTTGGGTAGATTTATTGCGAATTTGTGGTGTAGAAACCAATCAAATTGTCGCTTTAGGTTTGGAAGAAAAACCTTATGCACGCTATCAACGTTTATGCCAGAATTCACAAATTCCTGCTTATGAAAGATTGCGATCGAATTCTGATTCTTGCCCTGATAATATTTGGGGTTGGCCGAGTTATGCTTTAAGAGAAGCTTGGCATGATTTAATTAAAGGGAAAGTTACTGACTCTTTAGGTTATTTGTGGCAAGTTTTTGCCGAACCTACTTTTACTCAAACTTATACTCCCCGTTCGGGAAATGTGTTTGCGGCGATCGATCGAGAAGCACAAAGAATTGGTTGGGATAAAATATTTCGTAATGGCAGTGTCAGGGCAATTCGCAAAACAACAGATGGGCGTTATGCCATTTCTTATTCGCGTCGTCGTTCCAGCATATCAGCCCCAGATTATGCTTTTTTAATCACTAAATTTGTGCATTTAGCCACAGGTTATCCCGCCATTCAATTTTTACCAGATTTACAAGAATATCGGCAACAAACTGGTGATTTTAAATCAGTTGTCAATGCTTACGAAGACCATCATCATGTTTATGAACATCTAGAAAGTCAAGGTGGTACAGTTTTAATTCGCGGTCGAGGAATTGTAGCTTCCCGAATTATTCAAAGGATTTATGAAGCAAGGCAACATAATAAGTATATTTCAATTTTACACTTAATGCGATCGCCTAAACCTGAAGGTAACAAATTTGCTTCCGCCCAACGCCAAGTCGAAAATCATTATGAATTTCAACCCTTTAATTGGCCGAAAGCTTGTTGGGGTGGCGACTTGAGAGAAATGTTAGAAAAAGCCGATCCTCATCAAAGAAAAGAGTTATTAAAACAATGGGGAGGCACGACAACTGCCGATCGAAAAGATTGGAAACGCATAGTTAATCAAGGTATAAAAGAAGGTTGGTATCAAATCACTTTTGGCGAAGTAGAAAAAGTAGAACGCGATGCCCATAATCGAACCGTTACTTACATTCAAGAACATGGATTAAAAGGTCAGATTCGCCTCGAAGCAGATTATATTATTGATGCTACTGGATTAGATGCCCATGTCATAGCCAGCCCTTTATTAAATGACTTAGTAAAACAATACAATTTGCCATTACTTGATAATGGTAGGTTTGCTTTATCTAATGATTTTGAAATAGTAGAAATGCGGAATCAACGAGGTAGAATATATGCTAGTGGTGCCATAACTTTAGGCAATTCTTATGCCGCAGTTGATAGCTTTTTGGGTTTACAATACGCGGCGCTTTGTGCGGTAGATAGTTTAGCTGCTGTTAAAGCACCAAAATTACATAAACTCAATCCAATTACTTCTTTTATTCAATGGTTAAAATGGGTTGCTAATCAGTCTCCTTAA
- a CDS encoding PAP/fibrillin family protein: MHNQLSAKEKLLAALDSIQSNKDGSPMTNLQLDKTIVAEIEDLTTQLESYNPNPHPLVNAISLLDGSWQLQYSTAREIRSLVSLPLGLKLGKVYQVINVSNKEFFNLAFVQHSLGLVSGYVRVTASFEPAVENSLSVPDKRINVYFDKRYLSIDKIIGINTPQLEPFKVVTANNPVNRVATLDITYLDEDFRIGRGGDGSLFILKKADL, from the coding sequence TTGCATAATCAACTCTCCGCAAAGGAAAAATTACTTGCTGCACTTGATTCGATTCAGTCTAACAAAGATGGTTCTCCGATGACAAATTTGCAGCTAGACAAAACAATCGTTGCCGAAATTGAAGATTTAACTACTCAATTAGAAAGTTATAACCCAAATCCTCATCCTTTGGTAAATGCAATTTCTTTATTGGATGGAAGTTGGCAGTTGCAATACTCCACTGCTAGAGAAATTCGTTCTTTAGTTTCCCTGCCTTTGGGATTAAAGTTGGGTAAAGTTTACCAAGTTATTAATGTTAGCAACAAAGAATTTTTCAATCTCGCATTTGTGCAACATTCGTTAGGATTAGTTTCGGGATATGTGAGAGTGACAGCGAGTTTTGAGCCTGCGGTAGAGAATTCATTATCTGTACCAGACAAACGCATTAATGTTTATTTTGATAAACGCTATTTATCTATTGACAAAATCATTGGGATTAATACACCTCAATTAGAGCCATTCAAGGTAGTAACAGCTAATAACCCGGTTAATCGAGTTGCGACTCTTGATATTACTTATTTAGACGAAGACTTTCGCATTGGGCGTGGTGGAGATGGTAGTTTATTTATTCTGAAAAAAGCCGATCTTTAA
- a CDS encoding phytoene desaturase family protein: MSNTEVVVIGSGIGGLSCAAILARYGIDVTVVESHSIPGGAAHSFERNGYKFDSGPSLYSGLSYTPSPNPLRQVLDAIGEDLPCINYDTWGCYLPEGYFDTQVGADQFCEVLQKFRGEKAVAEWRKLQEIMAPLGKSAIALPPAALRYDLGAVLTVGKFAPSLLQNAANVIKLTGPFSRIIDDVITDPFIRNWLDLLCFLLSGLPANGTIAAEVAFMFADWYCPNVKLDYPIGGSGALVDALIRGLTKHGGKLILNAHVEQILVQNNRAAGVRLRDGKEIRVNKAVVSNASVWDTLKLIPEGAVPKRYIKQQQTTPECDSFMHLHLGIDATGLRKDLGIHYIVVNDWDRGITAPQNLVLISIPSVLDPSLAPPGKHVIHVYTPGNEPFSLWQGMERNSEEYTLLKQQRAEVMWQALKRIIPDICDRTKVNLVGTPLTHARFLRRHHGSYGPAIMAGKDLFPGATTPLSGLFCCGDSTFPGIGLPAVAASGMMAANTIAPVQQHLQLLNEIV; the protein is encoded by the coding sequence ATGAGCAATACAGAAGTAGTCGTAATTGGTAGCGGAATTGGCGGTTTAAGTTGTGCGGCAATTTTAGCACGTTATGGAATTGATGTCACAGTGGTAGAAAGCCACTCAATTCCAGGCGGTGCAGCCCATTCTTTTGAACGGAATGGCTATAAGTTTGATTCAGGGCCATCATTATATTCAGGTTTATCTTATACCCCTTCTCCTAATCCTTTACGCCAAGTTTTAGATGCTATTGGCGAAGATTTACCCTGCATTAATTACGATACTTGGGGTTGTTATTTACCGGAAGGATATTTTGATACTCAAGTTGGTGCTGACCAATTTTGTGAGGTGTTGCAGAAGTTTCGGGGAGAAAAAGCTGTAGCAGAATGGCGTAAATTACAAGAAATTATGGCACCTCTGGGTAAGAGTGCGATCGCACTCCCTCCTGCCGCTCTACGCTACGATTTAGGCGCAGTATTAACAGTAGGTAAATTCGCGCCATCTCTTCTCCAAAACGCCGCCAATGTGATTAAATTAACAGGCCCATTTTCCCGAATTATTGATGATGTAATTACAGATCCATTTATTCGTAATTGGTTAGATTTATTGTGTTTTCTGCTCTCAGGATTACCTGCAAATGGTACGATCGCAGCTGAAGTAGCATTTATGTTTGCTGATTGGTATTGTCCCAATGTTAAGTTAGATTATCCGATCGGTGGAAGTGGTGCTTTAGTTGATGCCTTGATAAGAGGATTAACTAAACACGGAGGCAAGTTAATTCTCAATGCTCACGTCGAGCAAATTTTAGTTCAAAATAATCGTGCTGCTGGTGTAAGATTGCGAGATGGCAAAGAAATTCGAGTTAATAAAGCTGTAGTTTCTAATGCTTCCGTTTGGGATACTCTCAAATTAATTCCCGAAGGCGCTGTTCCCAAAAGATATATAAAACAGCAACAAACTACACCTGAATGTGATAGTTTTATGCACTTACATTTAGGAATTGATGCTACTGGATTGCGAAAAGATTTGGGCATTCACTATATTGTTGTAAATGATTGGGATAGAGGAATAACTGCACCACAAAACTTAGTATTAATCTCAATTCCTTCGGTTTTAGATCCATCTTTAGCACCCCCAGGTAAGCACGTTATTCATGTTTATACACCTGGTAATGAACCTTTTTCACTTTGGCAAGGAATGGAAAGAAACAGCGAAGAATATACTTTGCTTAAACAACAACGTGCCGAGGTAATGTGGCAAGCTTTAAAAAGAATTATTCCTGATATTTGCGATCGCACCAAAGTAAATTTGGTTGGTACTCCTCTTACTCACGCTAGATTTTTGCGTCGCCATCATGGTAGTTATGGGCCTGCAATTATGGCAGGTAAAGATTTATTTCCTGGCGCTACTACACCTTTATCAGGCTTATTTTGTTGTGGAGATTCAACTTTTCCGGGGATTGGTTTACCTGCGGTTGCTGCTAGTGGGATGATGGCGGCAAATACGATCGCGCCTGTGCAACAACATTTACAGTTACTTAATGAAATTGTTTAA